The stretch of DNA TCGTCTGCCGGGTCGTTCACGCTGGCGTGGGGGGCGAGCGTGGAGCGCGGGCGCGTGAGCTGCCGGGGTGCGGCGTTCAGCATGGGGGACCAGCTCGGGGTGTGCCTGTACGCGGGGCCGGAGGATCTGGAACGGCTGGGGCGTGGGGAGATCAGGAGAGGTGGCTCTGAGGCTCCAGTTTGTTCGACAAGGGTATAACCAAGTTATACTCAACCCATGAAAACTGCCATCTCCCTTGACGACCAGACCTTCGCCGAGGCCGAGGCTCTGGCGCAGAAACTCCGTCTCACCCGGAGCGAGCTGTACCGGGCGGCCCTGCGCGAGTATCTGGCCCGGCATAGCGGCGAGGATGTGACGGCGGCCCTCGACCGCGTGTATGGGGCAGGCGGCGAATCAGAAGATGACGTGCGGCGCGAGGCGGCCCGGCGCACCTTCGAGGCGAACGAGTGGTGACCTCACGGGGCGAGATCTGGTGGGCGGACCTGGGGGAACCCGTGGGCAGCCGTCCGGCCTTCATCCGCCCGGTGTTGGTGCTCCAGGCCGACAGCTTCAACCGGAGCCGCATCGCCACCGTCATCGTCGCCGTGATGACCAGTAACCTCGCGCTGGCTGAAGCGCCAGGCAACGTCCTTCTAGAAACCCACCGCACACGTCTTCCCAAAGACAGCGTGGTGAACGTCTCGGCGCTGGTCACGCTGAACAAGCCCGAACTCACCGAACGGGTCTCCGAACTCAGCATCACGGCCATGCAAGAGGTCGAGGCCGGGCTACGGCTGGTGTTGGGGCTGTAGGCCGAGCCTCCCCTATCCTCCCCCCATGCCCCCTTCCCGTTCCCAGATTCGCCCCGGCCTTACTGTGGACATCGTGCAGAAGCAGGACCAGCCCACGGGCAAGCTCACGCGCGGCGTGGTCGCGGCGCTGCTCACCAAGTCGCCCACCCACCCGCACGGCATCAAGGTGCGGTTGACCTCCGGGCAGGTGGGGCGGGTGCAGGTGGTCGTGGGCGCGGAAGGCTAGGCGCCCGCCCAGGCCCGCAGCAGCGGCACCACGTCGGCGGGGCTGCCCACCCGGTACTCGGCGGCGGTCTCGCCCTCCCCCACCTTGACCGTCACGCCGCCCAGCGCCCGCAGCCGCACGAAGCCTTCCTCGTCGGTCACGTCGTCGCCCAGGAAAACGGGAAGGTGATCGGGGTGCATCCCCGCCAGCCGCCCCGCCGCGCGGCCCTTGCCGAAGCCGCCGGGCCGGAACTCGCGCACCTTCTTTCCGGCGATGGCCTCCCAACCGGGGGGGAGGGGGATGGCAGCAAGGGCCGCTTCCACCTCGGCCTGCTGCTCCCCCGGCACCTCACGGAAGTGGACGGCCAGGGTCCAGCCCTTGTCCTCCAGGCGCAGGCCAGGCACGTCGGGCAGCCAAGCGGCGATCTCACGCAGGGGGCGCGGGTCGGGGGTGGACAGGTCCTCGCCGGGCCACTCCATCCCGTGCAGGCCGACCACCGGAAGGTCGGGGAGGTTGAGGAAGGCGTGAACCTGTTCCGCTCGGCGCCCGGTCACGACGGCCGCGCGGTGCCGCCCCGCCGCGAGCAGCCGCGCCAGCGCCTCCCGCGCTCCCGGCTCCGGCCACGCCTGCTCCGGGCGGGGGACGGTGGGGGCCAGGGTGCCGTCGTAGTCGGCCAGGACGAGCAGCGGGCGCTCGCCCAGGGTCAGCAGGTCGGGGGGCAGGCTCATGCTCCGGCCAGCTCCCGCACGAAGCCGTCGGTCCAGGCTTTCAGGTCACTTCCATGCAGGCGCCCCCGCAGCCGCTGGAGCCGGGCTTTTTTCTCGTCCAGAGGCATGTTCAGGGCCTGGAGGAACGCTTCCGCCAGCCCTTCGGGGCTGTAGGGGTTGACCTGCACCGCTTCGGGGAGTTCGTCGGCGGCCCCAGCGAAGCGCGAGAGGATCAGCACGCCGTCGCGTGAGCAGGCCAGGAACTCCTTGGCGACGAGGTTCAGGCCGTCGCGCAGGGGCGTGACGACCATCACGTCGGCGGCGCGGTAGTGGGCCACCAGTTCGTCCCGGCCCATGCCCCGGTAGATGTACTGGATGGGCGACCAGCCGTCCCGCGTGTGCCGGCCGTTGATGCGGCCCACCAGCCCTTCCACCCGCGTCCGCAGTTGGCGGTAGGACTCGACCTGCTCGCGGCTGGGCACCGCGATCTGGAGCAGCGTGACCCGCCCGCGCGCCTCCGGGTGACGGTCCAGAAAGGCGCCGAAGGCCTCCAGGCGCTCGGGAATCCCCTTGGTGTAGTCCAGGCGGTCCACGCCTAGCAGAATCTGGGTCTGGAGCGTGCGGCGGATGCGGTCGGCGGCTTCCTCGACCTCGGGGCTGGCCGCCAGGGTCTCCAGGGCCTCCACCTCGATCCCGATGGGCCGGTCCACCACCCGCGAGACGCGGCCCTGCCAGCGCACCGTGTCCCCCTCCGTCTCGGCGCCCAGCACGTGGCGGCAGGCCGAGAGGAAGTGCCGCACGTAATCGGGCGTGTGCATCCCGATCAGGTCGGCGCCCAGGACGCCGTCCAGCAGCTCGCGGTCCCAGGGCAGGGTGCGGAACACCTCGGAAGACGGCCAGGGGATGTGCCAGAAAAAGCCGATGCGGGCGTTCGGCAGCGCGTCGCGGACCATGCGGGGCACCAGCGCGAGCTGGTAATCGTGAACCCAGATGGCGTCGCCCCCCTGGTCACTCTCCACGGCGGCCTGCGCGAAGCGGCGGTTGACCTCCACGTAGGTTCGCCACTGGGCCGCCTGATAGCTCGTCCGCTCGATAAAGTAGTGGCTCACCGGCCACAGCGCCCGGTTGGAAAAGCCGTGGTAGTACTCGCGCACCTCGGCCTCGCCCAGGCGCACCCGCTTCAGGCGGTAGCGCGGGTCACCCTGGGGCAGGTCCACCTGGGTGATCTCGGGCCGGGCCTCGCCCCAGGCGATCCAGGTGCCGCCCGCGCGCTGCAAGGCCGGGTCTAGCGCCGCCGTCAGTCCACCGATGGAGGGCGTCCAGCGCAGTTCGCCGCCCTCCCCACGCTGGGGCGCGTACGGTTCGCGGTTGGAGACGACGATGAGTCCCATGGTGGTCCTCCCGGCAGGGGGGCGCGCGCCCTCAGCGCAGCAGCGAGGCCCCGCCGTCCACGTACAGCTCGACCCCCGACACGTGGCGGCTGAGGTCGGAGGCCAGGAAGAGGCAGGTGTCGGCCACGTCCACGGGTTCGCCCTCGCCCTCGTTCAGCGCCGGGCTCCCCTCGGGCAGCTCGACCTCGATGCCGAGTTTCTCGGTGCCCTTGTGCTCGGTGCGCTCCTCGATGTTGGTGTGGATCAGCCCCGGGCACACGGCGTTGCAGCGAATCCCGTCGCGGCCCAGTTCCAGCGCGATCATCTTCATAAAGGCGACCTGCCCGGCCTTGGAGGTGCTGTAGGCGCTCGCGCCGGGGCTGGAAAAGGTGCGGTTGCCGTTCACGCTGCTGGTGATGATGATGCTCCCGCCGCCCGCCCGCTTGAGGTGCGGCACCGCGAAGTGGACCGTCAGGTAGGTGCCCCGCAGGTTGATGGCGAGGGTCTGGTCCCACTCGTCGGGCTGAAGCTCGTCGATGGGCGCCCACACCCCGTTGACGCCCGCGTTGGCGAACACGATGTCGAGCCGCCCGAACGCCTGCACCCCGGCTTCCACCGCCCGCCGCACCGAGTCCGCGTCCGACACGTCGCAGTGGACGTAGAGGGCCTGCCCGCCTGCCCCGGTGATCTCGCCCTGCACCTGCTGGCCTTCCTCGTCTTGCACGTCGGCCAGCACCACGCGGGCGCCTTCCTGAGCGAAGCGGCGGGCCGTCCCCGCCCCGATGCCGCTGGCGGCTCCGGTCACCAACGCGACTTTCCCGTTCAACATGCCCATGCTCCCCGCTCCTTTCGGTTTCCAGCGCGCCGCTGCTGCCTGCCGCGCGCCGAACCAGACGGCTGCACACTACCCCCCGCCTCTCGCCGCCGCCTGATAGGGTTCTTGGGCATCCGGTAACCTTCGCCTCTCCCGGCGCGGCCAGTCAGGTGGGGGCGACAGCCTCACTGGGGCAGCCTCATTGGGGCGGGGCCGCCAGAATTCCGCGCGGCGGGCCTGTTCAGCGAGCGGGACCCTCCGGTCCCTGTCCGCCCCGGGATGGCCTCCGGCTGTCAGAACTCCAGCCCGCGCACCCGCGTCTCGATGCGGTAGAGGCTGGTGCTCGCGGTCATGAAGAGGCTGCTTCCCTCCGGCCCGCCGAAACAGAGGTTGGCGACCGTCTCGGGCACCTGGATACGGCCGAGTTCCTCTCCCTCCGAGGACAGGACGTGCACACCGTCCCCGGCGCTGCTCCAGACCCGCCCGGCCCCGTCCACCCGCAGGCCGTCGGTCTTGCCGGGGCGCACGGTGGCCCAGATGCCCCGGTACTCGGCCCCGCCGTCCGGGGTCACCCGGTAGGCGTGGATCTGGCCGTCGTCCCTGCCCGTGTCGGCCAGCAGCAGGAGGCCAGGCGTCTGAAAGGCCAGGCCGTTGGGCATCTTGCGGTCGCGGATGGGGGCACTCAGCGTGCCGTCGGGCGCGAGGCGGTACACGAAGTTGCCGGGCTGCTCCTTCTCGCCGCCGTAGCCCTCCTCGGGCTTGTCGAGGCCGTAGGTGGGGTCGGTGAACCACAGGCTGCCGTCGGGGTGCAGGGCCACGTCGTTGGGGCTGTTCAGGCGCCGGCCCCCAAAGCGGTCGGCCAGGACGGTCCACCCGCCGCCCACCTCCTGGCGCAGCAGCGCCCGCTGGCCGTGCGAGCAGGCGACCAGGCGGCCCTGCGCGTCCAGCGTATGTCCGTTCTGGTGGTCGCTGGGGTGCAGTTCCTCTGCCAGCCGTCCGGCGTCGGTCCAGCGCCAGGTGCGGTTCTGGCGCACGTCGCTGAAGACCACGGCCTGGCGGGAGGGCACATAGGTCGGCCCCTCTGCCCAGGTGAAGTCCCCGGCCAGGCGGGTCAGCTCGGCGCCGGGGGGAAACAGGTCGAGAAACTCGGGGCGGGTCGCAGTCAGGGGGGTCATGCCTGCATTCTGGCCCCTGGGCGCCTCGCTGGGCGGCGCGTGCGCGGCCAGGCGGTCAGGAAGTAGAATACCCCCGGCACAGCGGGGGACAACTGACTGTCACAGGAGTTGCATCCTACTTGTGAAGGGAGTCACGAGAGATGACCGAGCCTGCCGTTTCCTCCCCCACCCTCCACCTGCGCACGCTGGGCGACGCGGCGGTGATGCTGCGCGGGCAGCCGCTGGTGTGGCCTGCCCGCAGCGCCGAGGAACTGCTGTGGTACCTGCACGCGCACCCCGACGGGGCTTACCGCGCCGACCTGCTGGCCGACCTGTGGGGCCTGGACGACGACCCGGCAGCCGCCAACCGCTTCCGGGTGGCGCTGCACCGTCTGAGGGCCGCGCTGGGCCGCGCCGACGCGGTGGCCGAGGTGCGCGGGCGCTACCTGCTGCACCCCGACCTGCTGGCCGCCAGCGACACGGCGGCGCTGCACGCCGGGCTGCGGGCCGCCGACCTGGCCCGCACCGAGGCCGAGCGCGAGGACGCGCTGCGCCGGGCGCTGGCCTGCGTGGACGGCGAGTATCTGCCGCAGGTGCGCGCCGACTGGGTCGAGGGCGCGCGGGCGTACCACCGGGCGGCGCGGGTGCGGGCCTACGTCTCGCTCTCGATGCTGCACTGCGCGCGGCGCGAGTGCCCGCTGGCGGTGCAGACGCTGGGGCGCGCGGTGCAGTCCGATCCCCTGATCGGGGAAGACCACCACCAGCGCCTGATGACCTGCCTGGCCCAGACGCGCGGGCGCTTCGAGGCGGTCGAGCACTACCGCCGCTACCGCCGCTACCTGCGCGACGAGGTGGGCGACACCCCCATGCCGGACACCGTGGAACTCGCCGAGCGCCTCAAGGCGGGCGACCTGGTCTGCCGTGAGGCCGAGCAGCCGGGCTAGGCGCGGGGAAAGGGTCTCCTCCGGCACGCGCCGCCCGCCCGGCCCACTCCTGCCGTGGGCCTGCCCTGACCTGTTGCCCGTAATGCACCCGTAATAGAGGGACGCGAGCCTCGGCGCGAGGAGGTTCATCCTTGCTTGTCGCTGATCTCATGTCCAGTTCTCCCGTGTGTGTCACGCCGGGGCACAGCGTTCCCGACGCGGCGCGGCTGCTGCGCGTGCGGGGCATTCGCCGCCTGCCGGTGCTGGAGGGCCAGCACCTGGTCGGCATCGTGACCGACCGTGACCTGCGCGAGGCCCTGCCCGGCCAGGCGGGCACCCTGAGCCTGTGGGAGGCCACCGCCGCGTCCCCGGGCGTGTGCGTGGGGGACGTGATGCGCCGCAGCGTGGTCACCACCACCCCGGACGCGGACGCGCGGGGCGCCGCCTGCACCCTGCTTCAGCGCCGCATCGGCGGAATGCCGGTCGTGGACCGCTCGGGCGGGGTGGTCGGGATGCTCACCGTGACCGACCTGCTGCGCGACTACGCCTCCGCCCGCCCTCCCGAAGTCCCCTCACCCACCGACCCCGCCCACAGCGGCCCGGAGGCTCCCCTATGACCCGTCCCCCCACCCCGCCTGAGGCCGTGCCGGGCGCCCCCGTGCCGCCCGAGCCGCCGCGCGAGAAAGCGCACGTGGTGCCGCTGGGCACCCTGATGCTGATCGCCGTCCTGCTGCTCTCGATCATCTGGCTGTGGATGCTGGTGCTGGGCATCCAGCAGGGCCGGGCCTGAGCCGATGAGCCGTCCTGCCTCCCCGGCGCCGGTTCCCCGGCTCGAACACCACACGCTGGAGCGCTACGAGAACATCTGGTTCGGCATCGCGGTCGTGATGTCGGTGCTGCTCTTTGTCGCGGTGCTCACCAGCTTCATCAGCGGCACCTACTCGGCCGTTCAGGGCGAGGGCGCCCACCACATCACCGGCGTCACCAACGGGCGGCTCGACCCGCGCAACCTCGCGGCGACGCCCTTTGCCCAGCCGGGCCTGCGCGAGAACCCCGACGGCACGCTGGAAGCCTTCGTGGTATCGCGGGCCTTTGCCTACGACCCGCCGGTGCTGCGCGTGCCCGCCGGGCGCCCGGTCACTATCCACGTGACCTCGGCGGACGTGATGCACGGCTACTACGTCGAGGGCACCAACATCAACGTGAACGTGGTGCCCGGCCAGGTCGCCAGCCTGACCGCCACCTTCCGCCAGCCGGGCGACCACAGCGTGATCTGCAACGAGTACTGCGGCGCCGGTCACCACAACATGCTGGGCCGCGTGGTCGTGGAAACCGCGCAGCCCTGAAAGCCCCCCCAAGTCCCCTGGAGACCCCCCTGTGACGACCTCTCCCCTGCCCACGCGGTCCCGCCCCGCCGCCGCGCCGCCGCCTGGCGCGGCCTCCACCGCCGCGCGGCAAGCGCCGCCCATCGCGGACGCCGCCTACCTCGCCAGCCTGAAAAAAGTCACCCAGTACTACGTCGTGACGGCCTTCCTGGCCCTCTTTGTCGGGGTGCTGATCGGCCCCCTCCAGGCGCTGAACTACGGCGGCATCAACGTCTACGAGCTGCCCATCATCCGCAACCTGCTGAAGTCCTACTACCAGGGTCTCTCGCTGCACGGCGTGCTGAACGCGCTGGTGTTCACCCAGTTTTTCATCTCGGGCTGGATGCTGTACCTGCCGGTGCGTGACCTCGGCATGCGCATCAACATGCGCTTTGCGTGGTTCACCTACGCCCTGATGACCCTGGGGCTGCTGCTGGCCGCCGTGCCGCTGCTCACCAACCGCTCGACGCTGCTGTACACCTTCTATCCGCCGATGCAGGGCGACGCCCTCTTTTACATCGGCGCGGCGATCATGGTGGGGTCGAGCCTGCTGGTCGTCGGGCAGGTCGTCAACATGTGGCTGCGCTGGAAGCGCGAGAACCCCGGCCGGGTCACGCCCCTGGTCGCCTTCATGAGCGTGTCGGTCTGGATGATGTGGGCCGTCGCCTCGCTGGGCATCGTGATCGAGGTCGTGGTGCTGCTGATCCCCTGGTCGCTGGGACTGGTCGGCGGTGTGGACCCGCTGCTCTCCAAGACGCTCTTTTGGTGGACCGGGCACGCCATCGTGTACTTCTGGGTGCTTCCGGCCTACATCTCGTGGTACGCCTTCGTGCCCCGGCACGCGGGGGGCCGCACGGTCTCCGAGCCGCTGACCCGGCTGACTTTCGTGCTGTTCCTGCTCAACAGCGTCCCCGTCGGCCTGCACCACCAGTACTCGGACCCCAACATCTCGGTGCTGTGGAAGACGCTGCACATGTTCCTGACCTTCCTGATCGCGGTGCCCAGCCTGCTCACCGCCTTCAGCGTGACCGCCTCGCTGGAAGACGGCGCGCGGGCCAGGGGCGGGCGCGGCCTGGTGGGCTGGGTGACCAAGCTGCCCTGGGGCAACGCGATTTTCAGCGCGCAGGTGCTGGCGATGATCTCCTTCATCCTGGGCGGCGCGGGGGGCATCGTGAACGCCAGCTCCACCTTTGCAGGCGTGGTCCACAACACCGCCTGGATTCCGGGGCACTTCCACATCACGGTGGGCACCGCCACGACCCTGAGCTTCATGGGGATCGCGCTGTGGCTGATTCCGCACCTCACCGGCAAGCGGCTGCCCAGCATGAGACTCGCGTCGTGGGCGGTGTGGACCTGGTTCGTCGGCATGATGGTCTTCGCGCTGGGGATGCACTGGCAGGGGCTGTACGGGGTGACGCGCCGGGCGCTCGTGAGCGCGACCGCGCAGGACGTGTACCGCGACATGCCCATCGGGCTGCCGGTCGCCTTGACGGCGATCAGCGGCGTGATCCTGCTCGTCAGCGCCATTCTCTACTTCTATGTCCTGTTCAAGATGCTGCTCTCGAAGCGGGTCGACAACGGTGAGGTCAGCGCGCCGATTCCCTACAGCGAGAAGATCAGCCCCGCCGGGGAGAACCTGGCGACGGCGGGCAAGTTGGTCCGCTACACCGAGCCGCTGATGGCGCTGTGGCTGCTGACCCTGGTGCTGGTCCTGATGATGTACGGCCCGGTCCTGGGCCGCATGATCGCCAACCTGCAACTCGTGCCCGGCTGGAGGCTGTACTGATGAGTGAGGACCGTTCCTTCAGCGGGCGCGAGATTGCCGCCGTGCTCACCTTCGTGGTGCTGGCCGGAGCCACCGCCCTGGTCTCGTACCGCTCGGGCCTGAACGTGGCGGGCGGCAGCGGCGGGGCCGAGGTCGCGGCAGCCGTCGCGAGTGCCCCGGTCAACGGGCAGGCGCTGTATGTGGGCAACTGCGCGGGCTGCCACGGCGCCCAGGCGCAGGGCGGCGTCGGCCCCGGCCTGGCGAACAGCGCCGCGTGGTCGGAGGCCGACTTCCAGGCCGCCGTCCTGCACGGCAAGGGGGCGGGCGGGCGCACCCTCGCGCCCGTCATGCCGCGCTTTGCAGAGGCGGGCCTCGACGGCAAGGACGCCACGCCCGAACAGATCGGCGCGATTCACGCCTACGTCAAGGGGCTGTAAGCCTCCCGGACCCCCCAACACGCGGACGCTCCTGGCTGGGGGCGTCCGTTTTCTTGTGGAAAGCGGTGTTCACTGCGTGGTCTGCGTGTAGAGCACGAGCAGGACCAGCCCAACGAGCGCCGCCACCGTTCCCAGTCCGCCCAACACGAAGAGAACGGCCGCGAGGGGCCGCCACGCCGGGTTCCGGTGTGCCTCGCGCCCGGCCAGCCCACCCAGAACCAGCAGCCCCAGGCTGGGAAGGACCAATGTCCAGAAAGTCATCGGCTCCCAGGATAGAGACGGCCAATGGGCGCCCGGCCCCGGTCCCGCCAGGCCGCTCCCGCTACACTCCCCCGGTGACTCCCTCCCCCACCGACCTCCCTGCCCTGCGCGCCGCGCTGCTGGCGTGGTTTGACCGCTCGGGCCGCGCGCTGCCGTGGCGGGTGGGACCGGAAGGCGGGCGCGACCCTTACCGGGTGTGGGTGTCCGAGGTGCTGCTTCAGCAGACGCAGGTGGCGCGCGGGCGGGTGTATTTCGAGCGCTTCATGGAGGCGTTCCCGACGGTGGAGGCGCTGGCCTCGGCGCCCATTGACGCCGTGCTGAAGGCCTGGGAGGGCTGCGGCTACTACGCGCGGGCGAGAAACCTGCACCGGGCGGCGGGGATCATCGCGCAGGAAGGTTTCCCGGCGCATTACGCGGGCTGGCGGGCGCTGCCGGGCGTGGGGCCGTACACGGCGGCGGCGGTGGCGAGCCTCTCGGGGGGGGAGGCCCGCGCCGTGAACGACGGCAACGTGCGGCGGGTGCTGGCCCGGCTGGGCGGCGAGCGCCAGCCGACTGAACGCTGGGTCCAGGCCCGCGCCGACGAACTGCTCGACCCCGCCCGCCCCGGCGCCTGGAACGAAGCGGTGATGGACCTGGGCGCGACGGTCTGCACGCCCAAAAACCCGAAGTGCCCGGAATGCCCGGTCTCGGCATCGTGTGCGGCCCTCGCCTCGGGCGACCCGGCGGCCTTTCCGGCGCCCAAGGTCCGGGCGGAGGTGCGCGAGGTCCGCGCGGTGGCCCTGCTGCTGGGCGACACGCAGGCCGCCGTGCTCGAACGCCGCGAGGGAACCCTCCTCGGCGGCCTGATGGGCCTGCCCACCCAGTTGCTCGCCCCGGATGAGCTACCGGCGGCGGCCCTGGAGCGTCTCGCCGCCCGCCTCGGCGCCCGCGTGACCGGCGAACTGGGCACCGTCACCCATACCATGACCCACCGCCGCGTGACCCTGAGCGTGTACGGCGGTGAGGGCGGCCCCCCGCGTACCCCCGTCGCCGCCGAGGCCCTTTCCCGGCTGGACCACAAGGCGCTGGCGCTGTGGGAGCGGCGGGAGGGGTCGCTGTTCGCCGAGAGGAAGAGCTGAAAAAGGGAGTTCGAGAAGGCCGAGGCGTCAGGCGGGGAGGTGCGGAGGGCGGCCTGTTCTCCTACGAAACTGTGGAGGTCTGCTTCGTAGCGCTGGGACGCCAGGCCAGCTCACCCCCTCCCAACCTCCCCCCTCAAGGGGGAGGAGCACAAGTGCTCAAGCTGAAGCCTTTCAAAAACGGGTACAGCGGATGCCGCACAGGAACACGCCGACAGAGGCCGCACCAAGATCAAACATTCCGTTCGACGACCACGCCCCACCAGCGCCGCCCGTGTGTCCTTGCCCAGCGCAGTGTTGCTCCCCTGCCCCCTTTGGAGGACTCGCAGAGCTGCTTGCAGAGGGGCTGGGGGTGGGGGCAAACCGAAGCAAGACACCCTGCCCCTTTTGGAGGAGTTCCCCTCTCCCCCTACGCGCTACACTGACGCCCGTCATGAGCCGCAAGCCCGTCAAAACCGCCCTCCGCACCGCCAAAAAGACGCGGGACGCGGCGCGCGGCGCCCTGCTGTGGGGCTACGAGCGGCGCCTGGCCCGCGAGGTCCGCGCGCACGGCAAGCTGCCCCGCCACCTGGGCCTGATTCTCGACGGCAACCGCCGCTTTGCCCGCGCCAGCGGCATGCAGCGCGAGCTGGGGCACACCTTCGGCGCCGACAAGGCCCACGAGGTGCTGCAATGGTGCCTGGAACTGGGCATTCCGGCGGCCACCATCTGGGTGCTGTCCACCGACAACGCGGGGCGCGACCCCGGGGAACTCGCCCACATCCTCAGCCTGCTGGAGCGCGAGGCCCGCAACCTCGCCACCGATCCACGCATCCACGCCAACCGGGTGCGGGTGCGGGCCATCGGGCAGCACGAGGCCTTTCCGCCGCAGGTGCTGGGCGCCCTGCGCGAGCTGGAGGAAAAGACGGCCGGGTACGACGGGATGCTGCTGAACATCGCCGTGGGGTACGGGGGCCGCGAGGAGATCGTGGACGCGGTCAAGCAGCACCTGACCGCGCAGGCCCAGGCGGGCCACACGCTGGCCGAGGTGGCCGAGACGCTGGAACCGGAACACATCAGCGCGCACCTCTACACGGCGGGCACGCCCGACCCCGATTTCATCATCCGCACCAGCGGCGAGATCCGCCTCAGCGGCTTCATGCTGTGGCAAAGCGTGTATTCGGAGTTCTACTTCTGCGACGTGTACTGGCCGGGCTTCCGGCGGGTGGACTTCCTGCGCGCCCTGCGCGACTTTCAGGGCCGCGACCGCCGCTTCGGGCGCTGATCTGCTGGGCCTCCCCGCGCCTCAGCGGGCGCGCAGGGTCGCCTCGGTGGTCATGCGGTAGGTGAGCTGCACCTGCTGGCCGCCCGGCTCGGTCATGGTGACGCGCATCCGCATGATCTGAGCGGCGCTGCCGCCGACCGGCAGACCATCCGCACGAAAGAGGTTGGTGGTGGTCATCCGGCTGCCCTGTGACAGCAGCTCGGCCCGGAAGCTCAGCGCGGCTGCCTCGCCCTGGCCCCGGACGCTGATCGCCCAGTCGCCAAAGGTGGTGGTGGTGTCGAAGACATGCTGGCGGGCCGCGTTCAGGCCCCGGTAGGTGGTCGTGGTCCGCCCGGTCAGGGGCGAGGCCTGCACGTTCGCGAAGGCGGCGGGGCCCTCCCCGAGCGCGGCGCCCAGACCGCCGAACAGGCCCGCCAGCAGGGCCTGCATGTCCACCGTGGCCGTGGCAGTCCGCGCCTGACCGGGCACCAGCGGCCGCCCGTAGAACCCCTCCAGGCCGCCGCCCTGCCCGAGTTGCTGGCGCAGTATCTCCGGTTTCAAGCTACCGAAGACCTGTTGCAAGGCGGGGTTGTCGCTCTCGATCCGCAGGTCGGTCAGGGCGCCGTCGGGGCGCAGGGTCTGGAGGATGCGGATATTGACGTCCCCCTGTCCTGGCAGCGCCACCACGACCGT from Deinococcus budaensis encodes:
- a CDS encoding type II toxin-antitoxin system VapB family antitoxin — translated: MKTAISLDDQTFAEAEALAQKLRLTRSELYRAALREYLARHSGEDVTAALDRVYGAGGESEDDVRREAARRTFEANEW
- a CDS encoding type II toxin-antitoxin system PemK/MazF family toxin: MTSRGEIWWADLGEPVGSRPAFIRPVLVLQADSFNRSRIATVIVAVMTSNLALAEAPGNVLLETHRTRLPKDSVVNVSALVTLNKPELTERVSELSITAMQEVEAGLRLVLGL
- a CDS encoding YwbE family protein; this encodes MPPSRSQIRPGLTVDIVQKQDQPTGKLTRGVVAALLTKSPTHPHGIKVRLTSGQVGRVQVVVGAEG
- the otsB gene encoding trehalose-phosphatase, translated to MSLPPDLLTLGERPLLVLADYDGTLAPTVPRPEQAWPEPGAREALARLLAAGRHRAAVVTGRRAEQVHAFLNLPDLPVVGLHGMEWPGEDLSTPDPRPLREIAAWLPDVPGLRLEDKGWTLAVHFREVPGEQQAEVEAALAAIPLPPGWEAIAGKKVREFRPGGFGKGRAAGRLAGMHPDHLPVFLGDDVTDEEGFVRLRALGGVTVKVGEGETAAEYRVGSPADVVPLLRAWAGA
- a CDS encoding alpha,alpha-trehalose-phosphate synthase (UDP-forming), coding for MGLIVVSNREPYAPQRGEGGELRWTPSIGGLTAALDPALQRAGGTWIAWGEARPEITQVDLPQGDPRYRLKRVRLGEAEVREYYHGFSNRALWPVSHYFIERTSYQAAQWRTYVEVNRRFAQAAVESDQGGDAIWVHDYQLALVPRMVRDALPNARIGFFWHIPWPSSEVFRTLPWDRELLDGVLGADLIGMHTPDYVRHFLSACRHVLGAETEGDTVRWQGRVSRVVDRPIGIEVEALETLAASPEVEEAADRIRRTLQTQILLGVDRLDYTKGIPERLEAFGAFLDRHPEARGRVTLLQIAVPSREQVESYRQLRTRVEGLVGRINGRHTRDGWSPIQYIYRGMGRDELVAHYRAADVMVVTPLRDGLNLVAKEFLACSRDGVLILSRFAGAADELPEAVQVNPYSPEGLAEAFLQALNMPLDEKKARLQRLRGRLHGSDLKAWTDGFVRELAGA
- a CDS encoding SDR family oxidoreductase, producing the protein MLNGKVALVTGAASGIGAGTARRFAQEGARVVLADVQDEEGQQVQGEITGAGGQALYVHCDVSDADSVRRAVEAGVQAFGRLDIVFANAGVNGVWAPIDELQPDEWDQTLAINLRGTYLTVHFAVPHLKRAGGGSIIITSSVNGNRTFSSPGASAYSTSKAGQVAFMKMIALELGRDGIRCNAVCPGLIHTNIEERTEHKGTEKLGIEVELPEGSPALNEGEGEPVDVADTCLFLASDLSRHVSGVELYVDGGASLLR
- a CDS encoding SMP-30/gluconolactonase/LRE family protein, which codes for MTPLTATRPEFLDLFPPGAELTRLAGDFTWAEGPTYVPSRQAVVFSDVRQNRTWRWTDAGRLAEELHPSDHQNGHTLDAQGRLVACSHGQRALLRQEVGGGWTVLADRFGGRRLNSPNDVALHPDGSLWFTDPTYGLDKPEEGYGGEKEQPGNFVYRLAPDGTLSAPIRDRKMPNGLAFQTPGLLLLADTGRDDGQIHAYRVTPDGGAEYRGIWATVRPGKTDGLRVDGAGRVWSSAGDGVHVLSSEGEELGRIQVPETVANLCFGGPEGSSLFMTASTSLYRIETRVRGLEF
- a CDS encoding AfsR/SARP family transcriptional regulator, with protein sequence MTEPAVSSPTLHLRTLGDAAVMLRGQPLVWPARSAEELLWYLHAHPDGAYRADLLADLWGLDDDPAAANRFRVALHRLRAALGRADAVAEVRGRYLLHPDLLAASDTAALHAGLRAADLARTEAEREDALRRALACVDGEYLPQVRADWVEGARAYHRAARVRAYVSLSMLHCARRECPLAVQTLGRAVQSDPLIGEDHHQRLMTCLAQTRGRFEAVEHYRRYRRYLRDEVGDTPMPDTVELAERLKAGDLVCREAEQPG
- a CDS encoding CBS domain-containing protein, which produces MSSSPVCVTPGHSVPDAARLLRVRGIRRLPVLEGQHLVGIVTDRDLREALPGQAGTLSLWEATAASPGVCVGDVMRRSVVTTTPDADARGAACTLLQRRIGGMPVVDRSGGVVGMLTVTDLLRDYASARPPEVPSPTDPAHSGPEAPL
- a CDS encoding cytochrome c oxidase subunit II; the encoded protein is MSRPASPAPVPRLEHHTLERYENIWFGIAVVMSVLLFVAVLTSFISGTYSAVQGEGAHHITGVTNGRLDPRNLAATPFAQPGLRENPDGTLEAFVVSRAFAYDPPVLRVPAGRPVTIHVTSADVMHGYYVEGTNINVNVVPGQVASLTATFRQPGDHSVICNEYCGAGHHNMLGRVVVETAQP